The Microcystis panniformis FACHB-1757 region TCCTGCCTAGTCAAATTGTCGCCCAAATCGCTGAATCTAACGAAGAAGAAACCGAGGACGAAAGCGAAGAAATTAACCCCGAAGTGGCTAATAACGGCCCCTGGGTGTTAGCAATTACCATGGCAGGACTAGGAAAACGGGTTCCCGTTACCCTCCTCCGGCTGCAAAATCGGGCGGGATTAGGAGTTAGAGTGATTAAATTCCGCAAAAAGAACGATAAATTAGCGGCTCTGCACGTTGTTAACCCCAACGAGGAATTTATGATTATCACCGAAAGGGGTATTATCATCCGTCAATCCGTCGATGCTATTACTCCCCAATCGCGATCGGCCGGAGGTATCCGGGTACAAAAACTCGATGAGGACGATGCGATTGCTGCGGTGGCCCTAGTTCCCCTAGTGATGCGGAGGAATCTGAAGACATTTAGATTTGCTGGGAAGTGGGGAAATGGGGAAGTGGGGAAATGGGGAAGTGGGGAAGTGGGGAAGTGGGGAAGTGGGGAAATTGAACTAAAACCCCAAAACCCCAAAACCCCAAAACCCCAAAACCCCAACCCCAACACCTAAAACCTTCCTGCTGCCTTCGTTAAAATTTGGGGTTAAAACTGAAAAAAGTGCATTAATTGGGAGATTTCCTGAGCGTCTAGGGATAAACGCCCTTTAAAATCCACAATATTCTTAAATAATCCCTGTTCTTCTCTATTTTTAATAATGGCAGCCGCCAAATTATCGCTGATCAGGGGTAGGGTGGTTAACTGCTCGATCGAAGCGGTGTTAGGATTGATTTTAGGGGGTGCGAGGTGACTTTCGGGGCTATAATAGGCAAATTCTAGAATCGGTTCCCAAGCTTTCAATCTAGCCACAGGAACACTCAAAGCAGCCGCTAGATCTTCGAGACAAAGCAATTCTACCCCCATACCCAGCAATTCCACCAACATCCGCGCTTGATGGATGGATATCCCTGGCAATCGCAGCCAATCATCCACACCCGCTTGACTGACATTAATTTTAATGCCCAATTGTGCCGCCATAGCGATCTCATCGAGGGAACGAAAGCGATAATAGGGATCATTGCTAATTTTGGCTTTTAAAGGGTTAAAAGTGCGCCCTAACCAGTTTTGCGGTGTCATTGTAGTAATTGTCGCCGTTTTTCTTCAAATTCGTACTCAGAAATCAATCCTTCTTGCCGGAGGCGCTCTAATTCCCTTAAAGCTGCCCCGATCGCCTCTACTTGTTTAGGCTCTAAACTGGGGACAGTGGCAGCAGCGGTGGCAGTGGGAAAATAGTTAGCCAAAAATTGGTTATCTTGGATTAAATACCACACTGCATCGATCGCGCAAGCCACCCGGGGAATCGGAGTTTGCCAAAGGAGAAGATAGATAATTCCCCAGAGAGGTTGACCGAGATAGAATTTATGAATACCGGCGATAGGAAAGGGTAAAGCGAGAATGCTACCGATAAAAGCCAAAAAAATCGCTAATTTACGGCTTTTGGGCTTACTTAATAATTTTTCCACCAGAAGCATGACACCTGTTCGAGATTGATTTTAGCCTGATCTGAACCTTCTATTCTAAAATAAGTAGGGAGGCACAATTATTTGTAGGATGGGTTAGCGGTAGCGTAACCCATGCGGCCGTTGGGTTTCATGCTTCAACCCAACTTACGTTCATCTTATATTTAATTCCACCCACCCACTTACTCTTTGGTTCTAAGTAGGGAGACACAATTATTTGTAGGATGGGTTAGCGGTAGCGTAACATAATCTGGCGTTGGGTTTCATGCTTCAACCCAACCTACGTTCATCTTATATTTAATTCCACTCACCCACTTAACATAGGGATAAGCAATGACTACCAGAATCAAGGAAATCTTTCAGACAGGACAACCGGATCAATCCGTCACCGTGCAGGGTTGGGTGAGAACAAAACGAGAATTAAAAGAATTTACTTTCCTGGAAGTTAATGATGGCTCATCCCTAGCCAACTTACAAGTTATCCTCGAACCGACTTTACCCGATTATGAAAATGTACTAAAGACAATTAGTACAGGAGCGGCGATCGCTGTTTCGGGAAATTTGGTTCCTTCCCCGGGTAAAGGGCAAAATATCGAGTTAAAAGCGGCCGAAATCACCCTTTATGGTGACTGTCCTGCGGATTATCCCCTACAAAAGAAACGTCATTCCTTTGAATTCCTAAGAACTATTGCCCATCTGCGAGCAAGAACCAACACCCTAGGGGCAGTAATGCGGGTTAGAAACGCTTGCGCTACCGCTATACACACTTTTTTCCAAGAAAAGGGCTTTATTTGGGTACATACTCCCATTATTACCGCTAACGACTGCGAAGGTGCGGGAGAATTATTTACTGTCACCAGTTTAGATTTAAAAAAACCCGCCAATTTTGCCGAGGATTTCTTTGGTAAACGGGCCTATTTAACCGTCAGTGGACAATTACAAGCGGAAGTAATGGCCATGGCTTTATCTAATGTTTACACTTTTGGCCCGACTTTTCGCGCCGAAAATTCTAATACTTCCCGTCATCTGGCCGAGTTTTGGATGGTGGAACCGGAAATGGCTTTTTGTGACTTGGAAGGAGATCAGGATTTAGCGGAAGCTTTTCTGAAATATATCTTTAAATTCGTTTTAGAAAATTGTCCCGAAGATTTGCAGTTTTTTAACGAACGTATCGATAAAACGGTGTTAAGTACGGCCGAAAATATCGTTAATAGTGAGTTTGGCCGGATTACCTACAGCGAAGCGATCGAGTTATTAGAAAAAGCCGATCGTCAGTTCGAGTTTCCGGTAGAATGGGGCGTAGATTTACAGTCAGAACACGAACGTTATCTAGCGGAGGAACTATTTAAAAAACCCGTGATTGTCACCAATTATCCCAAGACAATCAAAGCTTTTTATATGCGTCTAGATGACAATAATAAAACTGTTTCCGCTATGGATATTTTAGCACCCAAGATCGGCGAAATTATCGGCGGTTCCCAACGGGAAGAACGATTAGATGTATTAATCCAAAGAATGCAGGAACAGGGAATGAATCCCGATGATTTGTGGTGGTATTTAGATCTGCGTCGCTACGGTTCCGTTCCCCACGCTGGTTTTGGTTTAGGATTCGAGCGTCTGGTACAATTCATGACGGGAATGACCAATATTCGCGATGTGATTCCTTTCCCCCGTACCCCTTTAAGTGCCGACTTTTAGAATGATGTCTAGAACCCACCGGAGAAAGGAGGAATGTAAATATTTATTAAATTGTAGCTTAGGCTACAGACTTGAAGTAGAAAATGTGCATTGTTTTGTTGTCCTCCTTCTGTCTTGGGTTGGGCTATTGCTTGACCTGACTGCGAGAGAGTGCGATCGCAATGTATCTAAGTTAACTCATTTTGCTGAAAATTATGACGGGAATCTTGACGCATTTGTTCAATAACTTCGGGATATTTTTCCATATCTTCTAAGGAGTTTAAAGGTGGATAAACTACTCGATCTTTTCTTTCATTTACCTTATCTACATAGGCATAAAAAGCCTCGTCATCCTCACGATGAGATAATACATAACTTTTTAATTCTTGAGAGGTCATAGTTTTAAAATTAGGTTTTTGATTCATTTTATCCATTGTCCATTAGGTTTAATTTCAATCTCAATACCTTCACCAATTAACATGAAAATATTTTTAGTACGATCATCCAATCTTATTAAGTTAATTGGTAAATAAAACCTTGTTGCCCAACAAGATAGGGTATAACATTGTAAGAGTTGTGCAAGTGTCGGAATATTTTTCCCTCCCAAAACCGAACGAATGACACTAATTATAACAAAATAGAGAATCTGCTTCAACAACTTCGAGACAGAGATGAACGCAAAGACGAATCCGACAGACCGCGCCACAATAACTCAAGGAAGAGGATAGTTCGTCTGAGAAGGGGTAAAACAGCGGAAAACACCTGAGACTCCCTGCTCTGTCAACCCCTAAGCTAGGGAGAGAAATATAAAGATTTATTAAATTGTAGCTTTTGATACAGTTGTGGGGGGGGAGTGTGTATTGTTTTGCTATCCGCCTTTAGTGTTGGGTTGGGTTGTTGCTTCACCTAGCTGCGAGGGGACGAACACTTATGTACTGAGTAGCGAATGGTGATGAAAAAAGGATTTTTCAGATGGCTACCAATTTTAGCCTTAACTATAGCTTTATCTTCTAACTTCTATCAGAATCACGATGATATTGCTCAAGCCCGTAATTCGAGACGTGTAAGCAATGGTTTTGCTTTCGAGATTCAGAATTGTAATAAAGACAATAATTCTGTAGTTTGTACTTTTATGGTTGCAAACTTAGGGGAAGTCAGAGATCTTTATTTTTATCCCAAAGACTCTATCATCATTGATTCTACCGGCAAGCAATTGAAGGGATCGGAGGGCCGTATTGGAGGAATAGGTCGTGATATGGTATGGGTAAGAGATATGCCTTCTAGAGTCCCCATTAACGGAAAAATTCTCTTTAAAGGAAATTTGCCCGGAAGAATCGTTTATCTGCGATTAGTAGGTCCTGGTTTCTCAGTTGAATGGAGGTAATATATTACCTCGTTCTCAGGTTCTACCTGAAGATTTTTCCTGTGGCAGCAGCATTGAGATTCGTAGGTTGGGTTGACGCAAGGAAACCCAACAACTTCCTGGAATATTTTCACAATGTTTGTTGGGTTTCGCCTTTTGAGCCGATTGGTAATACCTGAGCAATAATGATAGCTCAACCCAACCTACGGCTCGATTAATTAATAAACTTATTCAGGAATGATAGTTATGGCAATCAGAATCAAACTTTGGGCAGATTATGGAAGTTACCCACTTTGGGGAGTAGATGAAATTGATAACATTGCTCCTGAAGAATTACCATTAAGTCAAGCAACCATTCAACGTTTAAACCCATGGCAGGATACTTACGATAAGACTTTAAATCAAGACTATCCACCTTTATCAGATTTTCCTAATCAGCAAGCTGAAATGGATTTTAAACAAGAAGGAATTAGTTTATGGAAACAGTTACGTCTTGAACTGGCCCCGGATTATGAAGTTTTCTACCAAAATGAAGGTCAATTGTTCAGACATCCTAAGGAAATAACCACAAAATCTACAGTACAAAAAATAACAGTTTGAGTATCATCACCCTCGGAACATTAGGCGCAGCTTCAACCCTGAAGCGCCAACTAAAACCCTCTTAATCCACTGAAAAAGAAACCACAAAAGTCGGCTAAATTGCCTCTCAAAATACCATCAATGCCCCTTCTTCAATCTTGAGGGGGTTTATTTTTTTCTTCATCAACAATC contains the following coding sequences:
- a CDS encoding ComEA family DNA-binding protein yields the protein MTPQNWLGRTFNPLKAKISNDPYYRFRSLDEIAMAAQLGIKINVSQAGVDDWLRLPGISIHQARMLVELLGMGVELLCLEDLAAALSVPVARLKAWEPILEFAYYSPESHLAPPKINPNTASIEQLTTLPLISDNLAAAIIKNREEQGLFKNIVDFKGRLSLDAQEISQLMHFFQF
- a CDS encoding NINE protein encodes the protein MLLVEKLLSKPKSRKLAIFLAFIGSILALPFPIAGIHKFYLGQPLWGIIYLLLWQTPIPRVACAIDAVWYLIQDNQFLANYFPTATAAATVPSLEPKQVEAIGAALRELERLRQEGLISEYEFEEKRRQLLQ
- the asnS gene encoding asparagine--tRNA ligase; the encoded protein is MTTRIKEIFQTGQPDQSVTVQGWVRTKRELKEFTFLEVNDGSSLANLQVILEPTLPDYENVLKTISTGAAIAVSGNLVPSPGKGQNIELKAAEITLYGDCPADYPLQKKRHSFEFLRTIAHLRARTNTLGAVMRVRNACATAIHTFFQEKGFIWVHTPIITANDCEGAGELFTVTSLDLKKPANFAEDFFGKRAYLTVSGQLQAEVMAMALSNVYTFGPTFRAENSNTSRHLAEFWMVEPEMAFCDLEGDQDLAEAFLKYIFKFVLENCPEDLQFFNERIDKTVLSTAENIVNSEFGRITYSEAIELLEKADRQFEFPVEWGVDLQSEHERYLAEELFKKPVIVTNYPKTIKAFYMRLDDNNKTVSAMDILAPKIGEIIGGSQREERLDVLIQRMQEQGMNPDDLWWYLDLRRYGSVPHAGFGLGFERLVQFMTGMTNIRDVIPFPRTPLSADF
- a CDS encoding DUF6887 family protein yields the protein MTSQELKSYVLSHREDDEAFYAYVDKVNERKDRVVYPPLNSLEDMEKYPEVIEQMRQDSRHNFQQNELT
- a CDS encoding DUF6888 family protein codes for the protein MARSVGFVFAFISVSKLLKQILYFVIISVIRSVLGGKNIPTLAQLLQCYTLSCWATRFYLPINLIRLDDRTKNIFMLIGEGIEIEIKPNGQWIK